The genomic DNA AGTTTGGAGTTTTACTACAGCTCCTACGATTCTTGCACCTTTAACATTAAGTCCTGGGCCTTTTGTTAGAGATGCGATTAATTTTGAATGGGAAACCTCGTCACCAGCTGTAGGTGAAACTTTAAAATATAATGTGTATTTAGGAAAAGATAATCCTCCTACTGAAGTAATTGGGACTGTAGAAGATGCCGCTTCTTTTAATTACGATGCATCACAGTTAGAACATCTTGAAACATACTATTGGAAAGTAGAAGTGGCTGATTTACAAACTACAGCATCTAGCGAAATAAAAACAGTCAAAAAATTATTGGAAGGTTATCCAGATTTACCTTCAAGTATTTCTCCTTTAAATGAAGAATTAATTTTTGCGGCTGATGGAGATGTTATATTGGATTGGACAGACTCATCAGATCCTGAAGGAGAAACAGTAGTGTATGATGTATATCTAGATACAGCCAACCCTCCTGTAAATAAAATAACTAGTTTCTCAGGTGATTCTGAATATAATGCAACGGCATCATTAGTACCAAATATGAGATATTTTTGGAATGTTGTAGCTAAAGATGGTTCTGGTAATTCCTATAGTACAGAGATTTTAAGTTTTGACTATTTAGGATCAACAGGTCCAGCAGCACCTTTATTAAATGAAGAGGTAGTAGATGGGACTTTGTCATTAGATGAATCCTTAGTTTGGGGTAGTGTATTAGGAGCCGCTTCGGTTGATGTTTATATAGATACAGTAAACCCTCCCGTTACAAAAGTGGCTAGTGATGTGACGGAAACCCAATATATGGTTAAAAATAGTGATATTCCTAGCGATATAACAGATGTTAAAACTTATTATGCACGTGTTGTAGCCAAAAATATAGATGGAGAAACAGAATCTCAAATAATATCTTTTATTCCTCAGATGACAGGAACATACACAGATACTAGAGGTCAAGAGGTCATTGAATATCCGTGGGTTCGTTTAGGAACACAGATTTGGATGACTGAAAACTTAAGAACTAAAAAATTAACCGATGGGACAGATTTAATTTTCGTAGGCCCTGTAGTGTTGCCAACGACCTCTACGTCAACAGAACTATATTACGATGACCACCCAGAAGGTCTGTCTGGTTATCCATCGCCTTGGGTAGATGGGGCACATGGTCGTGTGTATTCTAGTTTGGTACCTAGAAATACTCTTATAGCTCCAGAAGGGTGGCATGTTCCAAAAGATAGTGATATCTCTACCATTCAGAGTTATGTTGGAGGTAGGAGAGCTGATATTATGGGGACTTGGCAAGATGGCGGAACTAATCTTTACGGAGTTAACTTTGTTATAGCAGGTTTTCGCTACAACAACTTAGCAGCTAGTTATGTAAATGGGTTTAGAACAGGACTTGAGAAAGATAGGGTAATTATGTGGGCAGATGGTTCTGGTGGTAAAGACTCTTGGGAAATAAAACTGTCTGAATATAAATTTTTTGATTTTGGTAACGAACATAATAGAATGTTTGGAATCCGATTAGTTAGAGATTAAGTTAAAAAGAATTTTAAATACATAATATTATGAAATACATAAATAAGATCCTTTTATTAATTGTGGTCGTAGTTTTTATACCCTTAATATCGTGTGAAGATGATGATGCATTTGTTGAAAAAAAACCAAATGTGACGTTAGTATCACCTGCAGATAAAACGAATGGTATAGATATAGCACCTTCGTTTGAGTGGGAAGCGTCCGATCCAGATGAAAGACCTTTGAAATTTGATTTTTACTTAGGATTAGATAGCACAAAATTATTTGTACAAGCTGAAAACCTCAAAGAAACAAATTATAGCTTAACTGATTATAAGCTTCTTAAAGATGAGGTGTATTATTGGAAGGTGGTTGCAAAAAATGGTCTTCAAGAAAAGGAAA from Flavivirga abyssicola includes the following:
- a CDS encoding FISUMP domain-containing protein, with the protein product MKHIGNLFLLSMLSLFVFIASCEDDDNKSVVFPTIEISIQTPTDGVEGIGFNPTFTWDASGTNPENLKYDFYIGTDETKLGLRAENIKTLEYKITNNTVMKGDVTYYWKVVAKDGIHENESEVWSFTTAPTILAPLTLSPGPFVRDAINFEWETSSPAVGETLKYNVYLGKDNPPTEVIGTVEDAASFNYDASQLEHLETYYWKVEVADLQTTASSEIKTVKKLLEGYPDLPSSISPLNEELIFAADGDVILDWTDSSDPEGETVVYDVYLDTANPPVNKITSFSGDSEYNATASLVPNMRYFWNVVAKDGSGNSYSTEILSFDYLGSTGPAAPLLNEEVVDGTLSLDESLVWGSVLGAASVDVYIDTVNPPVTKVASDVTETQYMVKNSDIPSDITDVKTYYARVVAKNIDGETESQIISFIPQMTGTYTDTRGQEVIEYPWVRLGTQIWMTENLRTKKLTDGTDLIFVGPVVLPTTSTSTELYYDDHPEGLSGYPSPWVDGAHGRVYSSLVPRNTLIAPEGWHVPKDSDISTIQSYVGGRRADIMGTWQDGGTNLYGVNFVIAGFRYNNLAASYVNGFRTGLEKDRVIMWADGSGGKDSWEIKLSEYKFFDFGNEHNRMFGIRLVRD